A window of Metabacillus sp. B2-18 contains these coding sequences:
- a CDS encoding EYxxD motif small membrane protein: MFLEYLTDMSFILIALIGGIVALLFVFIKKRRA; this comes from the coding sequence ATGTTTTTAGAATATTTAACAGATATGTCTTTTATTCTTATTGCACTAATCGGCGGGATTGTTGCATTACTTTTCGTCTTTATTAAGAAACGCCGTGCTTAA
- the pcrA gene encoding DNA helicase PcrA, whose amino-acid sequence MQFLSNQLLEGLNDRQQQAVKTTDGPLLIMAGAGSGKTRVLTHRIAYLMTEKQIAPWNILAITFTNKAAREMRERIQGILGSGGDEIWISTFHSMCVRILRRDSDRMGINRNFSILDTTDQLSVIKTILKEKNLDPKKHDPRSLLGSISSAKNELITPEEFEKQAGSHYEQIVSDIYKDYQKKLRKNQSLDFDDLIMTTIQLFQRVPEVLESYQRKFQYIHVDEYQDTNRAQYMLVKLLAARFQNLCVVGDSDQSIYRWRGADIANILSFEKDYPQANVILLEQNYRSTQLILQAANEVIKQNSNRKAKNLWTENQPGSKITYYRADSESAEGQFVAGKIKQLVDSGQRKLSDIAILYRTNAQSRIIEEVLLKSNLNYTIVGGIKFYDRKEIKDLLAYLRLIANPDDDISLARVINVPKRGVGSTSFDKIANYAIDNDLSIFRALEEIEQIGVSARVINALTDFRELIRNLGNMQDYLSVTELAEEIIEKSGYREMLKQEKTLEAQSRLENIDEFLSVTQTFEKQNDDKSLVAFLTDLALVSDIDKLDEEEQEQSDALVLMTLHSAKGLEFPVVFLIGLEEGVFPHSRSLMEEDEMEEERRLAYVGITRAEQELFLSNAQMRTLFGKTNMNPESRFIREIPSELIENLNEQAKKSVSSFNAARRQERQEKRPPVSRPVVTPSSTGGEAFSWAVGDKAEHKKWGIGTVVSVKGSGEGKELDIAFPSPVGIKRLLAAFAPINRV is encoded by the coding sequence TTGCAATTTTTATCAAATCAGTTACTTGAAGGTTTGAATGATAGGCAACAACAAGCGGTAAAAACAACAGATGGTCCTTTATTGATTATGGCTGGAGCTGGAAGTGGAAAAACAAGAGTATTAACTCATCGAATTGCTTATTTAATGACAGAAAAGCAAATAGCTCCGTGGAATATACTAGCGATTACGTTTACAAACAAAGCAGCAAGAGAGATGAGAGAGAGAATTCAAGGGATCCTCGGTTCTGGCGGAGATGAAATTTGGATTTCTACTTTTCACTCAATGTGTGTAAGAATTTTACGTCGTGATAGTGACAGAATGGGAATTAATCGTAACTTTTCTATTCTTGATACGACAGATCAATTATCAGTTATTAAAACCATTTTAAAAGAGAAAAACCTTGATCCGAAAAAACATGATCCTAGAAGCTTACTAGGGTCCATTAGTAGTGCCAAAAATGAACTGATTACACCAGAAGAATTTGAGAAACAAGCGGGTAGTCATTATGAACAAATTGTTAGCGATATTTATAAGGATTATCAAAAGAAGCTTCGTAAAAATCAGTCGCTAGATTTTGATGACCTCATTATGACAACCATTCAATTATTTCAACGTGTACCAGAAGTGCTTGAATCTTATCAACGAAAATTTCAATATATACATGTTGATGAGTATCAAGATACGAATAGAGCCCAATATATGCTTGTAAAACTATTAGCTGCTCGTTTTCAAAATTTATGTGTTGTTGGTGACTCGGATCAATCGATTTATCGCTGGCGTGGTGCTGACATTGCTAACATTCTTTCATTTGAAAAAGATTATCCTCAAGCAAATGTGATTTTACTGGAACAAAACTATCGTTCTACACAGTTAATTTTACAAGCGGCGAATGAAGTGATTAAACAAAATTCTAACCGTAAAGCTAAAAATCTATGGACAGAGAATCAGCCGGGCTCCAAAATCACCTATTATCGTGCTGACAGTGAATCAGCCGAAGGGCAGTTTGTTGCCGGAAAGATTAAGCAGTTAGTTGATTCAGGTCAAAGAAAGCTTTCTGACATTGCGATTTTATATCGTACAAATGCTCAATCTCGTATTATTGAGGAAGTTTTGCTGAAGTCGAACTTGAATTATACAATTGTTGGAGGTATTAAGTTCTACGATCGTAAAGAGATTAAAGATTTACTTGCTTACCTTCGATTAATTGCTAATCCAGATGATGATATTAGCTTAGCTCGTGTTATAAATGTGCCAAAACGTGGTGTTGGTTCAACTTCCTTTGATAAAATCGCAAATTATGCAATAGACAATGACTTATCAATCTTTCGGGCTTTAGAGGAAATTGAGCAAATTGGTGTGAGCGCAAGAGTAATCAATGCTCTTACAGATTTCCGTGAATTGATACGAAATCTAGGGAATATGCAGGATTATCTGTCGGTAACAGAGCTTGCTGAAGAAATTATTGAGAAGAGCGGATATAGAGAAATGCTTAAACAGGAAAAAACGTTAGAGGCACAAAGTCGCTTAGAAAATATCGATGAGTTCTTATCTGTTACTCAAACCTTTGAAAAACAAAATGATGATAAGAGTCTTGTTGCCTTTTTAACTGATTTAGCACTTGTTTCAGACATTGATAAACTAGATGAAGAAGAGCAGGAGCAAAGTGATGCACTTGTATTAATGACGCTTCACTCTGCAAAAGGTCTTGAATTCCCTGTTGTCTTTTTAATCGGACTTGAAGAAGGTGTCTTCCCTCATAGTCGTTCCTTAATGGAAGAAGATGAGATGGAGGAGGAGCGCCGTCTTGCCTATGTAGGAATTACGAGAGCAGAGCAGGAACTTTTCCTTTCGAATGCTCAAATGCGTACGTTATTTGGTAAGACGAATATGAATCCAGAATCTCGCTTTATTAGAGAAATTCCAAGTGAATTAATTGAAAATCTGAACGAACAAGCAAAGAAATCTGTTTCATCCTTCAACGCAGCACGTCGTCAAGAACGTCAAGAAAAGCGTCCACCTGTATCTAGACCTGTAGTCACACCTTCATCAACAGGGGGAGAAGCTTTTTCTTGGGCTGTTGGTGATAAAGCTGAACATAAAAAATGGGGAATTGGTACAGTCGTGAGTGTAAAAGGCTCCGGAGAAGGAAAGGAATTAGATATCGCTTTTCCAAGCCCAGTCGGAATAAAACGACTATTAGCTGCATTTGCACCTATTAATCGGGTTTAA
- a CDS encoding heptaprenylglyceryl phosphate synthase: MYDITEWKHVFKLDPDKDISDEDLEKICESGTDAILVGGSDNITEDNVLNLMSRVRRYLIPCVLEVSTTESIIPGFDLYFIPTVLNSRKTKWMMDLHQEAVKEYGDVMNWDEIIVEGYCILNQDCKAAALTDANTELSIEDVKAYARVAENLFHLPIFYLEYSGMLGDLAVVEATKKVLTNTKLFYGGGITSPEEAKNFAKYADVVVVGNVIYDDLKSALKTVDAVKEAK, encoded by the coding sequence ATGTATGATATTACCGAGTGGAAACATGTTTTTAAACTCGATCCTGATAAAGATATAAGTGATGAAGATTTAGAAAAAATATGTGAGTCTGGAACAGATGCGATTTTAGTTGGTGGAAGTGATAATATAACAGAAGATAATGTGTTAAACCTAATGTCCCGGGTTCGCCGTTATCTTATTCCTTGTGTGTTGGAGGTTTCCACAACCGAATCTATTATTCCTGGTTTTGATCTATATTTTATTCCAACAGTCTTAAATAGTCGTAAAACGAAATGGATGATGGACCTTCATCAAGAAGCTGTGAAGGAATATGGAGATGTCATGAACTGGGATGAAATTATTGTAGAAGGATATTGCATCCTAAATCAAGACTGTAAGGCTGCAGCTTTAACAGATGCTAATACCGAGCTTTCGATTGAAGATGTAAAAGCTTATGCCCGTGTAGCGGAAAATCTGTTTCATCTTCCAATCTTTTACCTGGAATACAGTGGGATGTTAGGGGACCTTGCTGTTGTTGAAGCAACGAAAAAGGTACTTACCAATACAAAACTATTTTATGGTGGAGGAATTACCTCACCAGAAGAAGCTAAAAACTTTGCTAAATATGCTGATGTAGTAGTCGTAGGGAATGTGATCTATGATGACTTAAAGTCAGCACTAAAAACGGTTGATGCAGTGAAAGAAGCAAAATAA
- a CDS encoding YerC/YecD family TrpR-related protein translates to MQIEKLRGKELDQLFQSILSLKDLEECYRFFDDLCTVNEIQSLAQRLEVARMLRDGYTYHKIETETGASTATISRVKRCLNYGNDAYTMALERVHGEKEIEEE, encoded by the coding sequence ATGCAAATAGAAAAGCTTCGTGGAAAAGAATTAGATCAACTTTTTCAATCTATTTTGTCATTAAAAGATTTAGAAGAATGTTATCGCTTTTTCGATGATTTATGTACAGTAAACGAAATCCAATCACTTGCACAGCGACTTGAAGTTGCTAGAATGCTACGTGATGGATATACGTATCATAAAATTGAGACAGAGACTGGAGCGAGTACAGCAACGATTTCTCGTGTTAAACGTTGCTTGAATTATGGAAATGACGCTTATACAATGGCTCTAGAACGTGTTCATGGTGAGAAAGAAATAGAAGAAGAATAA
- a CDS encoding DUF3048 domain-containing protein — protein sequence MIKGKYSLVIVSLLVFLSACNHNEDQAESIVKKDDVVQQEDEPVVAEVEVEESVIYPLTGIATEEQNISQRPVAVMINNHPKARPQSGLTKADVVYEVLAEGNITRFLAVFQSEVPDIIGPVRSARDYYIDISKGFHALYISHGWSPSAKERLVSNEVDHINGMLHDGTLFWRADHRNAPHNSYISKDNILQGAELKQYTMTEDVIPFNFLTEEEMKEIKGEQVNKFVIKYDKSETWQSTYEYNQTEQTYKRYSGNEETVDLESGDSVELSNIFVVQMDHKVIDKEGRRAIDITSGGNALLLQKGMMQEVEWENHDGRIVPVKDGKIVKLVPGRTWVNVVPSLDQFLIQS from the coding sequence TTGATTAAGGGTAAGTATTCATTGGTTATCGTATCATTACTTGTTTTCTTAAGCGCATGTAATCATAACGAGGACCAAGCCGAAAGCATTGTTAAAAAAGATGATGTTGTTCAGCAAGAAGATGAACCAGTCGTTGCAGAGGTTGAAGTTGAAGAAAGCGTTATCTATCCTCTAACCGGAATAGCAACAGAAGAGCAGAATATTTCACAACGTCCAGTTGCTGTGATGATTAATAATCATCCTAAAGCGAGACCACAATCAGGATTAACGAAAGCAGATGTTGTATATGAAGTACTTGCAGAAGGGAATATTACAAGGTTTTTAGCTGTATTTCAAAGTGAAGTACCTGATATAATAGGACCGGTTAGAAGTGCTAGGGATTATTATATTGATATAAGCAAAGGATTTCATGCCCTATATATTAGCCATGGATGGAGTCCTTCGGCAAAAGAGAGGCTTGTAAGTAATGAGGTTGATCATATAAACGGCATGTTACACGATGGCACTCTTTTTTGGAGGGCAGATCATCGTAACGCGCCTCATAATTCATATATCTCAAAGGACAATATCTTACAAGGTGCAGAGTTAAAACAATATACGATGACGGAAGATGTGATCCCATTCAATTTTCTTACTGAGGAAGAAATGAAGGAGATAAAGGGAGAGCAGGTAAACAAATTTGTTATAAAATATGACAAATCTGAAACATGGCAAAGCACATACGAGTATAATCAAACTGAACAAACCTATAAAAGATATAGTGGAAATGAAGAAACGGTTGACTTAGAAAGTGGAGATTCTGTAGAGCTTTCAAATATCTTTGTTGTTCAAATGGACCATAAAGTGATTGATAAAGAAGGCAGGCGTGCAATTGATATAACATCAGGAGGAAATGCTCTACTACTGCAAAAGGGTATGATGCAAGAGGTAGAATGGGAGAATCATGATGGCCGGATTGTGCCAGTGAAAGACGGAAAGATCGTAAAACTAGTGCCGGGTAGAACATGGGTGAATGTTGTTCCTTCATTAGATCAATTTCTAATTCAATCGTAA
- a CDS encoding YgaP family membrane protein, translating to MVRPNIGIVNALIRITCGLSVLSWATSKYCKKPWRDSYLIAIILGAMKVGEGILRFCPITYLFENSSSTFFFDDDEEDYFDDEEDAVTYNPS from the coding sequence ATGGTACGACCAAATATAGGTATTGTTAATGCTTTAATTCGTATAACATGTGGCCTTTCTGTTTTATCATGGGCTACTTCAAAATATTGTAAAAAGCCATGGAGAGATTCCTACCTTATTGCCATCATCCTAGGTGCAATGAAGGTTGGTGAAGGTATTTTACGCTTCTGTCCGATCACCTATTTATTTGAAAATTCATCATCAACTTTCTTCTTTGATGATGATGAAGAAGATTACTTTGACGATGAAGAAGATGCTGTTACGTACAATCCTTCATAA
- the purD gene encoding phosphoribosylamine--glycine ligase, producing the protein MKVLIIGQGGREHALVWKAAQSNLVEEVFVAPGNDGMNEFATRVAISENDNEALVAFAKEQNIDLTIVGPEVPLLNGIVNEFEREGLKIFGPRKEAALIEGSKNFAKELMIKYRIPTAEYQTFTNVDEAKSYIEQKGAPIVIKADGLAAGKGVTVAETLDVALDSVTDMLENAKFGDASSSVVIEEFLAGEEFSLMAFVKGENVYPMVIAQDHKRAYDNDEGPNTGGMGAYSPVPQISDEVVNTAVETILKPAAKALVSEGRSFTGILYAGLILTNDGPKVIEFNARFGDPETQVVLPRLKSDLVSSLLSILNEEPVELEWSEEAVLGVVLASKGYPNDYEKGLPIGQLSEKHEKAVIFHAGTKKVEDQFVGNGGRVLVVSGYGETISDAQEQAYALVEKISAPALFYRKDIGNKAIKHGVS; encoded by the coding sequence ATGAAGGTACTGATTATCGGACAAGGCGGACGTGAGCATGCGTTAGTTTGGAAGGCAGCACAAAGCAATCTTGTAGAAGAGGTCTTTGTTGCACCTGGCAATGATGGAATGAATGAGTTTGCAACAAGAGTAGCTATTAGTGAAAATGATAATGAAGCACTAGTTGCCTTTGCAAAAGAGCAAAACATCGATTTAACAATCGTAGGCCCAGAAGTTCCATTACTAAACGGAATTGTGAATGAATTTGAACGTGAAGGCTTAAAAATATTTGGTCCAAGAAAAGAAGCTGCACTTATTGAAGGTAGCAAAAATTTCGCGAAAGAACTTATGATTAAATATAGAATTCCAACAGCAGAGTATCAAACGTTTACGAATGTAGATGAGGCAAAATCTTACATTGAACAAAAAGGTGCACCTATTGTTATTAAAGCTGACGGGTTAGCAGCTGGAAAAGGTGTAACTGTTGCTGAAACACTAGATGTTGCTTTAGACAGTGTGACAGATATGCTTGAAAATGCAAAATTTGGTGATGCTTCAAGCTCTGTTGTTATTGAGGAATTTCTTGCTGGGGAAGAATTTTCATTAATGGCATTTGTGAAGGGTGAAAATGTTTATCCAATGGTCATTGCTCAAGATCATAAACGTGCTTATGACAATGATGAAGGGCCAAACACTGGTGGAATGGGTGCATATTCTCCTGTACCACAAATTTCAGATGAAGTAGTAAATACCGCAGTTGAAACAATATTGAAGCCTGCTGCAAAGGCACTTGTAAGTGAAGGTCGTTCATTTACAGGAATTTTATATGCTGGTCTTATTTTAACAAATGATGGCCCTAAAGTAATTGAATTTAATGCTCGCTTTGGTGATCCGGAAACTCAGGTTGTTTTACCAAGGTTGAAATCGGATTTAGTATCATCATTATTATCAATTTTGAATGAAGAACCTGTGGAATTAGAATGGTCAGAAGAAGCTGTTCTTGGTGTTGTACTTGCTTCAAAAGGTTACCCTAATGACTATGAAAAAGGTCTTCCAATTGGACAACTTTCTGAGAAGCATGAAAAAGCAGTCATTTTCCATGCAGGAACAAAGAAAGTTGAAGATCAGTTTGTGGGTAACGGTGGACGTGTGCTTGTTGTCTCTGGATATGGTGAAACAATTAGTGACGCACAAGAGCAAGCATATGCATTAGTTGAAAAGATTTCTGCACCAGCTTTATTCTATCGTAAAGATATTGGTAATAAAGCGATTAAGCACGGCGTTTCTTAA
- the ligA gene encoding NAD-dependent DNA ligase LigA: MDKQSAQERAHALHELLNTYNYEYYILDQPSVSDAEYDRLIQELSKLEADYPELKTPDSPTQRVGGGVLDSFQKVVHRTPMLSLGNAFNDQDLRDFDRRVRQAVGDDVQYVVELKIDGLAVSLRYENGLFVQGATRGDGTTGEDITENLKTVRSIPLKLKTNVSLEARGEVFMPKSSFEKLNELRLQLEEEPFANPRNAAAGSIRQLDPKIAAKRNLDIFVYSIADLGGTGIDRHSEALDFLEKEGFKTNKERRKCDSIDEVISLIENLQEKRASLPYDIDGIVIKVDSLAQQDELGFTAKSPRWAVAYKFPAEEVTTKLLNIELSVGRTGVITPTAILEPVRVAGTTVQRASLHNEDLIREKDIKIGDTVVVKKAGDIIPEVVNVLVEQRTGEEQTFTMPTNCPACESELVRIEGEVALRCINPQCPAQIQEGLIHFVSRNAMNIDGLGERVVAQLFQEGLIKDVADLYRLTREQLLQLERMGEKSTDNLLNAIEQSKGNSLERLLFGLGIRHVGAKAAKTLAQQYETIENLQQTTLEELIAINEIGEKMADAITTYFQNPDVEHLISELQSLGVNTAYKGTKLVKPEDSDSYFAGKTIVLTGKLEQLSRNEAKERIEALGGKVTGSVSKSTDLVIAGEAAGSKLKKAEDLKIEVWDENRLVEELDNEGQSS; the protein is encoded by the coding sequence ATGGATAAACAATCAGCACAAGAGAGGGCTCATGCTCTTCATGAGTTATTAAACACGTATAATTATGAATATTATATACTTGATCAACCAAGCGTTTCGGATGCAGAATATGATCGGCTTATCCAGGAACTTTCAAAGCTTGAGGCAGATTATCCAGAACTGAAAACACCAGATTCACCTACACAAAGGGTAGGCGGTGGTGTTCTTGACTCTTTTCAAAAGGTTGTGCACAGAACACCAATGCTTAGCCTTGGAAATGCCTTCAATGACCAAGACTTACGTGATTTTGACCGACGAGTAAGACAAGCAGTTGGTGATGATGTTCAATATGTTGTTGAATTAAAAATTGATGGCTTGGCTGTTTCTCTACGCTACGAAAATGGGTTGTTCGTTCAAGGAGCAACGCGTGGAGATGGGACAACTGGTGAGGATATAACGGAAAACTTAAAAACGGTTCGTTCTATTCCACTAAAACTTAAAACAAATGTTTCTCTTGAGGCTCGAGGAGAAGTATTTATGCCTAAGTCCTCCTTTGAGAAATTAAATGAGCTCCGTTTACAGCTTGAAGAAGAGCCGTTTGCCAATCCAAGGAATGCAGCTGCTGGGTCTATAAGGCAGCTCGACCCTAAAATTGCTGCAAAAAGAAATTTGGACATTTTTGTTTACAGCATTGCGGATTTAGGTGGAACAGGTATTGATAGACATAGCGAAGCGTTAGACTTTTTAGAAAAAGAAGGTTTTAAAACAAATAAAGAGCGAAGAAAATGTGATAGCATTGACGAAGTCATCTCTCTAATTGAAAACCTTCAAGAAAAAAGAGCCTCTCTACCCTATGATATTGATGGAATCGTAATAAAGGTGGATTCTCTCGCTCAACAAGATGAATTAGGATTTACAGCAAAAAGTCCTCGGTGGGCTGTTGCCTATAAGTTTCCTGCAGAAGAAGTAACAACGAAGCTGTTAAATATTGAATTAAGTGTAGGAAGAACAGGTGTGATCACACCAACGGCTATTTTAGAGCCAGTTCGAGTAGCGGGGACAACTGTTCAACGTGCTTCTCTTCATAACGAGGATTTGATTAGGGAAAAAGATATTAAAATTGGTGATACAGTTGTTGTGAAAAAAGCTGGTGACATTATTCCTGAGGTTGTTAATGTGTTAGTAGAACAACGTACCGGAGAAGAACAGACTTTTACTATGCCGACGAATTGCCCTGCCTGTGAGAGTGAGCTTGTTCGAATCGAAGGAGAAGTTGCACTACGTTGCATAAACCCTCAATGTCCAGCTCAAATCCAAGAGGGGTTAATTCACTTTGTTTCAAGAAATGCGATGAATATTGATGGCCTTGGAGAACGTGTTGTTGCTCAATTGTTTCAAGAGGGATTAATTAAAGATGTTGCTGATTTATACCGACTAACAAGAGAACAATTGCTTCAACTTGAAAGAATGGGTGAAAAATCAACAGATAACCTATTAAATGCGATTGAACAATCAAAGGGAAATTCCCTTGAGCGACTGCTTTTTGGGTTGGGGATTCGCCATGTTGGAGCGAAAGCAGCGAAAACTTTAGCACAACAATATGAGACGATTGAAAATCTTCAACAAACAACTTTGGAAGAGCTAATTGCCATAAATGAAATTGGTGAAAAAATGGCGGATGCTATTACAACTTACTTCCAAAATCCTGATGTGGAGCATCTTATTAGTGAGCTTCAGTCACTAGGTGTTAATACAGCCTATAAAGGGACGAAGCTAGTTAAGCCTGAGGATAGTGACTCTTATTTTGCTGGAAAAACAATTGTTCTAACAGGAAAGCTAGAGCAATTATCAAGGAATGAAGCAAAAGAAAGAATTGAAGCCTTAGGTGGGAAAGTCACAGGAAGTGTTAGTAAAAGCACAGATCTTGTTATTGCAGGTGAGGCAGCAGGAAGCAAGCTTAAGAAAGCGGAAGACTTAAAGATTGAAGTATGGGATGAAAACAGACTAGTAGAAGAATTAGATAACGAGGGTCAGTCATCATAA
- a CDS encoding adenine deaminase C-terminal domain-containing protein, with the protein MPEQKFLWKNSQIRKQIDVLSNKLSSTTILKNVTYLNSYLRQWIKANIWIYDDRIVYVGDNLPEQTTETEVIDCSAKVVVPGYIEPHAHPFQLYNPHTLAKYVSQTGTTTLISDNLFLLLRCNKKKALTFIDDMEKLPYHFYWWARFDLQTEVHSEEKIFSYDFVKKWLEHHSVLQGGELTGWPKLRDGDDWILYWLQETKRKGKRLEGHFPGASENTLTKMKLFGVDSDHESMTGKDVMNRLKMGYTAALRQSSIRPDLSKLIKEVQDEGLTTYDHLYYTTDGANPDFYEKGMINRCIEIALDSNVPAIDAYNMAAYNVAKYYQIEDRIGVIAPGRVATLNILDSIDCPDPISVMTKGRWILKDGIPQQEEHEVDWNQYGLEPVDFKWDLTMDDLQFSMPLGMKMRNAVIMEPYSVTIDSSANDLSEKHDESFLALIDRNGEWRINTVIKGFANHVQGFASSYSTTGDIIIIGKRKTEMLAAFERMKEIGGGIVLTENNEVIFEMPLQLNGGASNEELTHVIDKQAKLTSLLQERGYSFDDPIHSLLFLSSTHLPYIRITPRGIFDVMKKTVLFPSIMR; encoded by the coding sequence ATGCCCGAACAAAAATTTCTATGGAAAAACAGTCAAATACGTAAGCAGATAGATGTTTTATCAAACAAATTATCATCTACAACAATTTTGAAAAACGTCACATATCTTAACTCATATTTAAGACAATGGATTAAAGCTAATATCTGGATCTACGATGATCGCATCGTCTATGTGGGAGACAATTTACCTGAACAAACAACAGAAACAGAAGTAATTGATTGCTCTGCTAAAGTGGTAGTACCAGGATATATTGAGCCACACGCTCATCCATTTCAGTTATATAATCCCCACACATTAGCAAAGTATGTGTCACAAACGGGTACAACAACCTTAATAAGTGATAACCTTTTTCTGCTATTACGTTGCAACAAAAAGAAAGCGCTTACTTTTATTGATGATATGGAAAAGTTGCCTTACCATTTTTATTGGTGGGCAAGATTTGATCTACAAACAGAAGTGCATTCTGAAGAAAAAATCTTTTCATATGATTTTGTGAAAAAATGGTTAGAGCATCATTCAGTCTTACAGGGCGGTGAGTTAACGGGCTGGCCTAAGCTTAGAGATGGTGATGATTGGATTCTTTATTGGTTACAGGAAACAAAGCGAAAAGGGAAAAGGCTGGAAGGTCATTTTCCTGGTGCCTCGGAAAATACATTAACAAAGATGAAATTATTTGGTGTTGATAGTGATCATGAATCAATGACCGGAAAGGATGTAATGAACCGGTTAAAAATGGGATACACAGCAGCATTAAGGCAATCATCTATAAGACCAGACTTAAGTAAGTTGATAAAAGAGGTTCAGGATGAGGGTCTTACAACTTACGATCATTTATACTACACAACAGATGGAGCGAACCCTGATTTTTATGAAAAGGGGATGATTAATCGTTGTATAGAAATCGCACTAGATAGCAATGTTCCTGCAATTGATGCTTATAATATGGCGGCCTATAATGTTGCAAAATATTATCAAATAGAAGACAGAATCGGGGTTATTGCTCCAGGAAGGGTGGCAACGCTTAATATTCTTGATTCAATTGATTGCCCTGATCCTATATCGGTTATGACAAAGGGTAGATGGATATTAAAAGATGGAATACCTCAACAAGAAGAACATGAGGTAGATTGGAATCAATATGGTCTTGAACCGGTTGATTTTAAATGGGATTTAACAATGGACGATCTACAATTTTCTATGCCACTAGGTATGAAAATGCGAAATGCGGTCATCATGGAACCATACTCTGTTACAATTGATAGTTCAGCAAATGATTTGTCCGAAAAACATGATGAAAGCTTTTTAGCTTTAATTGACCGTAATGGTGAGTGGCGAATTAATACGGTGATAAAGGGCTTTGCCAACCATGTTCAAGGCTTTGCAAGCTCCTATTCAACAACTGGAGATATTATTATCATTGGAAAACGAAAAACAGAAATGCTTGCTGCTTTTGAAAGAATGAAGGAAATTGGTGGAGGTATTGTCCTAACAGAAAACAATGAAGTGATTTTTGAAATGCCTCTTCAATTAAATGGGGGAGCTTCAAATGAAGAGCTTACACATGTTATTGATAAGCAAGCAAAATTGACCTCTTTATTACAAGAAAGAGGATACAGTTTTGATGATCCTATTCATTCATTGCTATTTCTGTCATCTACTCATTTACCATATATACGAATTACACCAAGAGGGATTTTTGATGTGATGAAAAAAACGGTACTCTTTCCATCTATAATGCGTTAA